A window of Mangifera indica cultivar Alphonso chromosome 13, CATAS_Mindica_2.1, whole genome shotgun sequence contains these coding sequences:
- the LOC123194349 gene encoding (S)-coclaurine N-methyltransferase: MEGLLQLPYSATVRFMLASLERNLLPDAVIRRLSRLLLAGRLHSGYKASSELQLSDLLQFVHSLREMPIAIKTDKPKAQHYELPTSFFKLVLGKNFKYSCCYFSHKSNSLEDAEIAMLELYCERSQLKDGHTVLDVGCGWGSLSLYIAQKYSNCKITGICNSKTQKEHIDEQCRNLHLQNVEIIVADISTFEMDASYDRIYSIEMFEHMKNYHDLLKKISKWMKQDSLLFVHHFCHKVFAYHFEETNDDDWISKYFFTGGTMPSANLLLYFQDNVSIADHWLVNGKHYAQTSEEWLSRMDQNLTSIKPIMESTYGKDQAVKWTVYWRTFFIAVAELFGYNNGEEWMVAHFLFKKK, translated from the exons ATGGAAGGGCTACTGCAGTTACCGTACAGTGCCACGGTACGGTTCATGTTAGCATCACTCGAGCGCAACTTACTACCTGACGCTGTTATTAGGAGACTCAGTCGCCTGCTGTTGGCCGGCCGCCTTCATTCCGGTTACAAAGCTTCCTCTGAACTACAACTCTCTGACCTCCTGCAATTCGTACATT CACTTAGAGAGATGCCTATTGCCATCAAGACTGATAAGCCAAAAGCTCAACATTATGAACTACCAACCTCTTTCTTCAAGCTGGTTCttggaaaaaatttcaaatacag CTGCTGTTACTTTTCTCATAAGTCAAACAGCTTAGAGGATGCTGAGATTGCTATGTTGGAGCTGTACTGTGAGAGGTCACAACTGAAAGACGGTCACACTGTACTTGATGTTGGATGTGGATGGGGCTCACTATCTCTATACATTGCCCAAAAGTACAGTAATTGCAAGATTACAGGGATATGCAATTCAAAAACACAGAAAGAACACATTGATGAGCAATGCCG AAATCTTCATCTCCAAAATGTGGAGATCATTGTTGCAGATATAAGCACATTCGAAATGGATGCCTCCTATGACCGTATATACTCCATTGAAATGTTTGAG CATATGAAGAACTATCATGATCTTCTTAAGAAGATATCGAAGTGGATGAAACAGGATAGCCTTCTTTTTGTTCATCATTTCTGCCACAAAGTATTTGCTTACCACTTTGAG GAAACAAATGACGATGACTGGATCAGTAAGTACTTCTTCACCGGAGGTACAATGCCTTCAGCTAATCTGCTTCTTTATTTCCAG GATAATGTTTCTATTGCTGATCACTGGCTTGTGAATGGGAAGCATTATGCACAAACAAG TGAAGAGTGGCTCAGCAGAATGGATCAGAACCTGACCTCCATTAAGCCAATAATGGAGTCAACTTACGGCAAGGATCAGGCAGTCAAGTGGACTGTTTATTGGAGAACATTCTTTATTGCTGTTGCAGAACTCTTTGGATACAACAATGGAGAAGAATGGATGGTTGCGCATTTCTTATTCAAAAAGAAATGA
- the LOC123194802 gene encoding protein PLASTID MOVEMENT IMPAIRED 1-RELATED 2-like codes for MNLSKIESANDKSDGDLDNGKLLRDIEAISKALYFPKTSTKALISPSQSEYIERIRSTDSKSKEDSGIHETVLHKNKKSSLIRNWKKPLKALAHIGHNRFNICFFLHVHSIDGLPVNFNDIRLCVLWKMKDEVLQTHQSKVVQDIAEFEETLKHECWVYGSRGRPHNSAKYEEKLSLISASVVEAPGVDIGKHWIDLTRLLPLTLEELEGENSSGKWTTSFKLAGKAEGATLNVSFGFSLIKDSFVQPKNNKNVFVTSNDNNMLRRVGSIPSSVYLRPALSSMSLDAKVYEEISPILGLELSKSIKFLYEKLNEANMQVPEEFDLSSEHVEPTNNQNLESSKDTSESESDNAEFVVIEQGIEMSEKEQLKLEQVVEIINLDEIIGDDNIAVDENVGFNPNEGNSAGCTDKVAVNDSQDKEITVSHIGSTMDELESAFSGLLISQVADFESALDGDEFLKQKNYMDIKSNYRASKMLEKSLSLDDATESVASEFLNMLGIEHASFGVSSDGDPSSPREHLLREFEKETMASGNFILGFDTEEDQGQSSCIAPTGSGSWCCFQDFDLFPDVHGSKDEHNSSDRLLENRRKANILEDLETESLMREWGLNERAFQSSPHFALMDLEVQWSSLLNIHLSYLRLEMALDLLFKQRGEVF; via the coding sequence ATGAATTTGTCCAAAATTGAGTCTGCAAATGATAAGAGTGATGGGGATTTAGATAATGGCAAGTTGTTGCGTGATATTGAGGCAATAAGCAAAGCCTTGTACTTTCCAAAAACCAGTACAAAGGCTTTGATTTCACCAAGTCAATCTGAATACATTGAAAGAATCCGTTCCACagattcaaaatcaaaagagGACTCTGGAATCCACGAAACTGTGTTGCACAAGAATAAGAAATCATCATTAATCAGGAATTGGAAGAAGCCACTGAAAGCTTTAGCTCACATTGGGCATAACAGGTTCAATATATGTTTCTTTCTCCATGTGCATTCAATTGATGGTTTGCCAGTGAATTTCAACGACATTAGATTATGTGTGCTTTGGAAAATGAAGGATGAGGTGTTACAAACCCATCAATCGAAAGTTGTGCAGGACATTGCTGAATTTGAAGAGACTTTGAAGCATGAATGTTGGGTTTATGGTAGTAGAGGCAGGCCTCATAATTCAGCAAAATATGAAGAGAAGCTTTCTTTGATTTCGGCTTCTGTAGTTGAGGCTCCAGGAGTTGATATAGGGAAGCATTGGATTGATCTCACCAGGCTGCTACCGCTTACTTTGGAAGAGTTGGAGGGAGAGAACAGCTCTGGTAAGTGGACAACAAGCTTCAAGCTTGCAGGCAAGGCTGAGGGTGCAACCCTAAATGTTAGTTTTGGTTTCTCGTTGATAAAGGACAGTTTTGTTCAACCAAAGAACAATAAGAATGTTTTTGTGACTAGCAATGATAATAACATGCTAAGAAGGGTTGGAAGCATTCCTAGTAGCGTATACCTCAGGCCTGCACTCTCGTCAATGTCTCTTGATGCCAAGGTTTATGAGGAAATTTCACCAATTCTGGGGTTGGAACTCTCCAAGTCAATAAAGTTTCTATATGAGAAACTTAATGAAGCAAACATGCAAGTTCCTGAAGAGTTTGATTTATCATCTGAACATGTGGAGCCAACTAATAATCAGAATCTTGAGTCTTCTAAAGATACTAGTGAAAGTGAGAGTGACAATGCTGAATTCGTTGTGATTGAACAGGGGATAGAAATGTCTGAAAAGGAACAGTTGAAATTGGAACAAGTGGTTGAAATAATTAATCTGGATGAGATAATTGGAGATGATAATATAGCTGTTGATGAGAATGTAGGATTCAATCCAAATGAAGGTAACTCTGCTGGGTGCACAGATAAAGTGGCTGTGAATGACAGCCAAGATAAAGAGATTACTGTGTCTCACATTGGATCAACCATGGATGAGTTGGAATCAGCTTTCAGTGGCCTATTGATTTCTCAAGTGGCAGATTTTGAATCTGCACTTGATGGAGATGAGTTTCTTAAGCAAAAAAACTACATGGacattaaatcaaattacaGAGCTAGTAAAATGTTAGAGAAATCACTTAGCTTGGATGATGCTACTGAGTCAGTGGCaagtgaatttttaaatatgctGGGAATTGAGCATGCTTCATTTGGTGTGAGCTCTGATGGTGATCCCAGTTCTCCTAGAGAGCATCTGTTGAGAGAGTTTGAAAAGGAGACTATGGCTTCAGGCAATTTCATTTTAGGTTTTGACACAGAGGAGGATCAGGGGCAGTCCAGTTGCATTGCTCCAACTGGATCTGGTAGCTGGTGTTGTTTCCAGGATTTTGATCTCTTTCCAGATGTGCATGGTTCTAAAGATGAGCACAACAGTTCAGATCGTTTATTGGAAAATAGACGGAAGGCCAACATACTTGAAGACTTGGAAACTGAATCTTTAATGAGAGAATGGGGCTTGAATGAGAGGGCCTTTCAGAGTTCTCCACACTTTGCTCTGATGGATTTGGAAGTCCAGTGGAGCTCTCTCCTAAATATTCATCTGAGTTACCTGCGCTTGGAGATGGCTTTGGACCTTTTGTTCAAACAAAGGGGGGAGGTTTTCTGA
- the LOC123194803 gene encoding protein PLASTID MOVEMENT IMPAIRED 1-RELATED 1-like, translated as MNPLLFRNANIVGSLIMQVSTPVVLPAEMGSKISDILENLSSVGIKNLSLQTKKLMPLEDISGKTLQEVALEATPITMVPKRQASPNYGSIFRQHAFGRRLEDEEIQYGWSYEYESSGLDGDAMDSGWACVDFASLAMDLIEMLSIEGLKIQSSMSDVDAPSCIKIHPIEKNFEWNNNYLVRLLSSEGAAELQQLDVGDDADDVDELMNLSVTLDEWLKLDCGIIGDEDHINKHRLKILAAHHAKCIDLVGGNMTGNLNWDEASGENQGLLGNNLTVALRVLLRDPLRNYEPVGASMLALFQMERFVLPFKSKIHSTILNRNEEKENEASLNESGYQDNEKELKGTRKFKILEVHLAGLNTELRRNQIWGTKTQQQSGTRWLLASGMAKSSKHPVSKSKAIVISNRQGSRKVQNEDVLWSITSNSHDTSNWQDSTGLASYIRNPDIVIPSEFSSLAIESWKPKP; from the exons ATGAATCCCTTACTTTTCAGAAATGCTAACATTGTTGGGAGCCTGATTATGCAGGTTTCTACACCAGTTGTGCTTCCAGCAGAAATGGGCTCCAAAATCAGTGACATCCTAGAGAACTTGTCTTCTGTTGGAATTAAAAACTTGTCTCTGCAGACAAAGAAATTAATGCCTTTGGAGGATATTTCTGGGAAAACATTGCAAGAAGTTGCACTGGAAGCAACACCTATAACTATGGTGCCAAAGAG GCAGGCGTCACCAAATTATGGATCAATATTTAGGCAGCATGCCTTTGGTAGGAGActggaagatgaagaaattCAATATGGTTGGAGTTATGAATATGAAAGCTCAGGTTTAGATGGTGATGCAATGGACTCAGGCTGGGCATGTGTTGATTTTGCTTCTTTAGCAATGGATCTGATTGAGATGCTGTCAATTGAAGGATTGAAAATTCAGTCCAGCATGTCTGATGTGGATGCACCTTCATGCATCAAAATCCACCCCATCGAGAAGAATTTCGAGTGGAATAATAACTATTTGGTTAGGTTGCTCAGTTCAGAAGGAGCTGCAGAATTGCAACAACTCGATGTCGGGGATGATgctgatgatgttgatgaattgatgaatttGTCTGTAACATTAGACGAGTGGTTAAAGCTGGATTGTGGAATTATTGGAGATGAAGATCATATTAACAAGCACAGGTTAAAGATCCTGGCAGCCCATCATGCTAAATGCATAGATTTGGTTGGGGGAAACATGACTGGGAACCTCAACTGGGATGAGGCATCTGGTGAAAACCAAGGTTTGTTGGGAAATAATCTTACAGTAGCTCTCAGGGTGTTGCTTAGAGATCCTCTTCGAAACTATGAACCTGTTGGTGCCTCAATGCTAGCACTATTTCAGATGGAGAGATTTGTTCTCCCTTTCAAGTCAAAAATACACAGCACAATCTTAAATAGAAAtgaggaaaaggaaaatgaagccAGCTTAAATGAGTCAGGTTACCAAGACAAtgagaaagaattaaaaggaaCTCggaagtttaaaattttggaagtCCATCTTGCAGGGTTGAACACAGAGCTCCGTAGAAATCAGATTTGGGGTACCAAGACACAGCAACAGTCTGGTACCCGCTGGCTGTTAGCTAGTGGCATGGCTAAGTCCAGTAAACATCCAGTATCGAAGTCAAAGGCCATTGTAATATCTAACAGACAAGGGAGTAGAAAGGTGCAGAATGAGGATGTCTTGTGGAGCATAACCTCTAATTCCCATGATACAAGTAATTGGCAAGACTCAACTGGACTGGCTTCATACATTCGAAACCCAGACATTGTAATTCCAAGTGAATTTTCCAG CTTGGCGATTGAATCTTGGAAACCAAAGCCGTAA
- the LOC123195136 gene encoding probable WRKY transcription factor 50: MSNNNSNFAPQDSPESDFTAEQTTFELSDYFTFDQWSEDDQAATFFGTAPVYRANEVIISGGTTGHVEGPSHNESESGRERKRVAFKTKSEIEILDDGYRWRKYGKKMVKNSPNPRNYYKCSIEGCPVKKRVERDREDSSYVITTYEGVHTHPSTT; the protein is encoded by the exons ATGtctaataacaattcaaatttcGCACCTCAGGACTCGCCTGAGAGCGACTTCACCGCAGAACAGACCACTTTCGAACTGTCCGACTATTTCACGTTTGATCAGTGGTCAGAGGATGATCAAGCGGCTACATTTTTCGGGACTGCTCCGGTTTATCGAGCAAATGAAGTAATCATATCCGGAGGAACTACTGGCCATGTTGAAGGGCCTAGTCACA ATGAAAGTGAAAGTGGTCGAGAGAGGAAGAGAGTTGCATTCAAGACGAAATCAGAAATTGAGATACTGGATGATGGATACAGGTGGAGGAAATATGGAAAGAAAATGGTGAAGAACAGCCCAAATCCCAG GAATTACTATAAATGTTCGATCGAAGGATGCCCGGTAAAGAAGAGAGTTGAAAGGGATAGAGAGGATTCGAGCTATGTAATTACAACATATGAAGGAGTTCATACTCATCCAAGCACCACCTAG
- the LOC123194160 gene encoding loricrin-like codes for MDNGLGKFELGGNFGIEKVFSCDGGGGGTEFSGCDELGGNGGDTTGVKGKLSCGDFELGGDVGGTTAGGLEEPLWCDLCFERFGCSEVGGNADGSGGEEVLSWDDGGIGDDVVGGNRVSGGGGNGANWGGDEAKIGGNGGSLGLGKGGIACDCDNVFVD; via the exons ATGGACAATG GACTTGGCAAATTTGAGCTAGGAGGCAATTTTGGTATTGAAAAAGTCTTCTCGtgtgatggtggtggtggtggcacTGAATTTTCTGGCTGTGACGAGTTAGGAGGCAATGGTGGTGACACTACTGGTGTCAAAGGCAAGCTTTCATGCGGCGATTTTGAGCTAGGAGGCGATGTTGGTGGCACTACAGCAGGTGGCTTAGAAGAACCTTTATGGTGTGATTTGTGCTTCGAACGTTTCGGTTGCTCTGAAGTTGGAGGCAATGCCGATGGTTCAGGTGGTGAAGAAGTGCTTTCATGGGACGATGGTGGCATCGGAGACGATGTTGTCGGAGGTAACCGTGTCTCTGGTGGCGGAGGCAATGGTGCGAATTGGGGTGGTGATGAAGCGAAGATCGGTGGCAATGGAGGCAGCTTAGGCTTGGGCAAAGGAGGAATAGCCTGTGACTGTGACAATGTCTTCGTGGATTGA
- the LOC123194093 gene encoding AUGMIN subunit 1-like isoform X1, translated as MSDIIDSPVAESVKSGGGSDASRIAEVQAWLASQFEAAGKEVPDFEYTPRSVTHLYNLATLSQAKTQAANIIAADFRQKATEYSSQAARIREILENVGLAEESLPSNVVSSVQVLASVANLLNIRDTELSSFLVAMGDISLRKTAVEEKKAKLLKESKFLLDYTRKAIARLTYLKRTLAQLEEDVAPCEAQMENWKMNLAVMASKERQYLLQYNNYKALLNRLGYTPEINHGVLVEMAEHRKELEKKTKPILDTLRSYQDLPPDKALAALAIEDKKRQYAAAEKYLEDILQSALATND; from the exons ATGAGCGACATAATTGATTCTCCTGTCGCTGAGTCAGTAAAGAGCGGAGGAGGTAGCGATGCGTCACGAATAGCAGAAGTTCAGGCGTGGTTGGCATCACAATTTGAAGCGGCTGGGAAAGAAGTTCCTGATTTTGAATACACGCCTCGAAGCGTCACTCATTTGTACAATTTAGCCACTCTTTCGCAAGCCAAGACCCAAGCTGCCAACATTATCGCCGCTGATTTTCGCCAAAAGGCCACCGAGTACAGCTCACAAG CTGCAAGGATTAGAGAGATTTTGGAAAATGTGGGACTGGCTGAAGAGAGTTTGCCATCTAATGTTGTTTCTTCGGTTCAAGTTCTTGCTAGTGTAGCTAATTTGTTGAATATAAGAGACACTGAACTTAGCAG TTTTCTTGTAGCAATGGGTGACATTTCGTTGAGAAAAACTGCTGTAGAGGAGAAGAAGGCTAAACTACTGAAGGAGTCTAAATTTCTTCTTGACTACACCCGCAAGGCAATTGCAAGGTTAACCTATTTGAAGAG AACACTTGCACAACTAGAAGAGGATGTAGCTCCTTGTGAAGCTCAAATGGAAAATTGGAAGATGAACTTGGCAGTAATGGCATCCAAGGAGCGACAGTACCTGCTGCAGTATAACAACTACAAG GCATTACTCAATCGTCTGGGCTACACCCCTGAGATTAACCATGGGGTGTTGGTTGAAATGGCTGAGCACAGAAAAGAGTTAGAGAAGAAGACAAAACCCATCCTGGATACTCTAAGGAGCTACCAAGACTTGCCGCCG GATAAAGCTTTGGCTGCTTTAGCAATTGAGGACAAAAAGAGACAGTATGCTGCTGCTGAGAAATATCTTGAAGATATTCTACAGTCTGCCCTTGCCACTAACGATTGA
- the LOC123194093 gene encoding AUGMIN subunit 1-like isoform X2: MGDISLRKTAVEEKKAKLLKESKFLLDYTRKAIARLTYLKRTLAQLEEDVAPCEAQMENWKMNLAVMASKERQYLLQYNNYKALLNRLGYTPEINHGVLVEMAEHRKELEKKTKPILDTLRSYQDLPPDKALAALAIEDKKRQYAAAEKYLEDILQSALATND; encoded by the exons ATGGGTGACATTTCGTTGAGAAAAACTGCTGTAGAGGAGAAGAAGGCTAAACTACTGAAGGAGTCTAAATTTCTTCTTGACTACACCCGCAAGGCAATTGCAAGGTTAACCTATTTGAAGAG AACACTTGCACAACTAGAAGAGGATGTAGCTCCTTGTGAAGCTCAAATGGAAAATTGGAAGATGAACTTGGCAGTAATGGCATCCAAGGAGCGACAGTACCTGCTGCAGTATAACAACTACAAG GCATTACTCAATCGTCTGGGCTACACCCCTGAGATTAACCATGGGGTGTTGGTTGAAATGGCTGAGCACAGAAAAGAGTTAGAGAAGAAGACAAAACCCATCCTGGATACTCTAAGGAGCTACCAAGACTTGCCGCCG GATAAAGCTTTGGCTGCTTTAGCAATTGAGGACAAAAAGAGACAGTATGCTGCTGCTGAGAAATATCTTGAAGATATTCTACAGTCTGCCCTTGCCACTAACGATTGA
- the LOC123194093 gene encoding AUGMIN subunit 1-like isoform X3 — MKEWKGKFEMIPHHKALLNRLGYTPEINHGVLVEMAEHRKELEKKTKPILDTLRSYQDLPPDKALAALAIEDKKRQYAAAEKYLEDILQSALATND, encoded by the exons ATGAAGGAGTGgaaaggaaaatttgaaatgatACCGCACCATAAG GCATTACTCAATCGTCTGGGCTACACCCCTGAGATTAACCATGGGGTGTTGGTTGAAATGGCTGAGCACAGAAAAGAGTTAGAGAAGAAGACAAAACCCATCCTGGATACTCTAAGGAGCTACCAAGACTTGCCGCCG GATAAAGCTTTGGCTGCTTTAGCAATTGAGGACAAAAAGAGACAGTATGCTGCTGCTGAGAAATATCTTGAAGATATTCTACAGTCTGCCCTTGCCACTAACGATTGA